In Cryptococcus depauperatus CBS 7841 chromosome 4, complete sequence, a single window of DNA contains:
- a CDS encoding eukaryotic translation initiation factor 3 subunit B, translating into MSDIEPSDYTEDELLAIEAELEAGYHEIEEKYVTNAQKGLESLLVVDNVPVVDEGKRQRLVERLKQTFSKAGAPIQEDDIFMPWDSAANVSKGYVFLVYPDSMQAGNAHSVLDGVSFGKNVLRINRFSDIEHFALMSFGQNDLPKGWKVKDYVEKNHLRSWLGDRSGRDQYLTFQDTDVSLWWNGKNGVAEPVRDSSGKPIKNNKWGELYLQWSPLGTYLASLHRVGVALWSGPKLDGPIGVDVLRFTHPNVRLIQFSPCENYLITWSEEPIVIYDTHPNSSILQETFGPEDEGNQFVVWDIKTSRVLRTFPGDKPSSAENTQSRISWPIFKWSPDDAYVAKCNAGVGISVYELPSMGLLDKKSIKIEGVQDFEWCPMSTKDMSKKKDSQDKQCTLVYWTPEAQNQPARVNLMSVPCRNVLRSKNLFNVTDCKFYWQSDGDFLCVKVDRHARKAKSKKATFCNLEIFRMREKDFPVEVLEFKDYVPQFAWEPAGNRFAIVLNSDQNLPAVVGTAAKYSIDFFQLDPKKGDFLSVKRLENKMANTLAWSPKGRHIALATIGSSNKFDIEFCDLDFTVDEKRETTTNVTLLGTGEHFGITEIAWDPSGRYVVTSASMWRQSPEPGFCIWDFKGQQLLQKSKDRFKQFLWRPRPPTLLSKEQIKTVRKDLREFSRQFDEEDTAEENRGSAEKLSQRRREISEWNAWRARNNERLVSIRLSRGKAKADFSSSDLEAKVEEWVEELIDDTETIVS; encoded by the exons ATGTCCGATATCGAGCCTTCTGATTACACAGAAGATGAGCTGCTCGCTATAGAAGCCGAACTCGAAGCAGGCTACCAcgaaattgaagaaaa ATACGTCACAAATGCCCAAAAGGGTCTGGAGAGCCTTCTTGTAGTAGACAATGTTCCCGTTGTAGATGAAGGGAAACGGCAGCGACTGGTGGAGCGTTTAAAGCAAACATTTAGCAAAGCAGGCGCCCCAATTCAAGAAGATGACATTTTTATGCCATGGGATAGTGCAGCAAATGTTAGCAAAGG GTATGTCTTTCTTGTATATCCAGACAGTATGCAAGCAGGAAATGCGCATAGCGTGTTGGACGGAGTCTCTTTTGGTAAAAATGTGCTTCGCATCAACCGCTTTTCTGATATTGAACACTTTGCTTTAATGTCATTTGGACAGAATGACTTACCCAAAGGATGGAAGGTGAAAGATTATGTTGAAAAG AATCATTTGCGTAGTTGGCTTGGTGATCGCTCCGGCAGAGATCAATATCTTACCTTCCAAGATACTGATGTCAGCTTATGGTGGAATGGTAAGAATGGTGTAGCGGAACCTGTGAGGGATTCAAGTGGCAAGCCCATCAAGAATAAC AAATGGGGAGAGCTTTATCTGCAATGGTCACCTCTTGGTACCTACCTTGCTTCCTTGCATCGAGTTGGTGTTGCTCTCTGGTCCGGACCAAAGCTTGATGGGCCTATCGGCGTTGATGTTTTACGATTTACTCATCCGAATGTCAGACTTATACAATTTTCACCTTGTGAGAATTATCTCATAACATGGTCGGAAGAACCAATCGTCATCTATGACACTCATCCAAATTCATCTATCCTTCAAGAGACATTCGGACCGGAAGATGAGGGAAACCAATTCGTCGTTTGGGATATTAAAACTTCACGAGTCCTACGAACATTTCCAGGCGACAAGCCTTCTTCAGCCGAAAATACGCAATCTCGCATATCCTGGCCCATTTTCAAATGGTCACCTGATGACGCTTATGTCGCCAAATGCAACGCTGGCGTCGGTATCTCGGTATATGAGCTACCATCAATGGGTCTTCtagacaagaaaagtatCAAGATTGAGGGTGTACAAGACTTTGAGTGGTGTCCAATGAGCACAAAAGACATGTCTAAAAAGAAGGACAGTCAAGACAAGCAATGTACATTGGTTTACTGGACTCCCGAGGCTCAGAACCAACCGGCAAGGGTTAATCTTATGTCTGTGCCATGTAGAAATGTCTTGAGATCAAAGAATCTATTCAATGTCACTGAT TGCAAATTTTATTGGCAAAGCGATGGCGATTTTCTATGTGTGAAGGTTGATCGTCACGCTCGTAAAGCCAAATCCAAGAAAGCAACTTTCTGCAATCTGGAGATTTTCCGTATGCGTGAAAAAGACTTCCCAGTTGAGGTTTTAGAATTCAAAG ATTATGTGCCACAATTTGCATGGGAGCCAGCCGGCAACCGTTTTGCGATTGTTCTCAATTCGGATCAAAATTTACCAGCTGTAGTTGGTACTGCTGCAAAGTACAGTATCGACTTTTTCCAGTTAGATCCTAAAAAAGGTGATTTCTTATCTGTGAAACGTCTGGAAAACAAAATGGCAAACACTTTGGCTTGGTCTCCAAAAGGACGTCATATTGCGTTGGCTACCATTGGTTCTTCTAACAAGTTTGACATTGAATTTTGCGATTTGGACTTTACAGTAGACGAAAAAAGGGAAACAACTACAAATGTTACACTGTTGGGTACTGGCGAACATTTTGGCATTACTGAGATCGCTTGGGACCCTAGTGGCAGATATGTTGTAACTTCTGCGTCTATGTGGCGTCAGTCA CCTGAACCCGGCTTCTGTATATGGGATTTCAAAGGCCAACAACTTCTGCAAAAGTCCAAGGATCGCTTCAAGCAATTCCTTTGGCGACCCCGCCCTCCCACACTCCTCAGCAAAGAGCAAATCAAAACCGTCCGAAAAGATTTACGCGAGTTCTCTAGGCagtttgatgaagaagatacAGCAGAAGAGAACAGAGGCAGTGCTGAAAAATTGTCTCAGCGACGAAGAGAAATTAGCGAATGGAACGCATGGCGAGCAAGGAATAATGAGAGGCTGGTTTCCATTAGACTCAGTAGAGGCAAAGCAAAAGCGGACTTCAGTAGTTCAGATTTGGAAGCTAAAGTGGAAGAATGGGTCGAAGAACTTATTGACGACACGGAAACAATTGTTTCTTAA